Within Candidatus Cloacimonas sp., the genomic segment TTCCGAGATTTTTTTGATATTTTTAACGATTTCTTTCCGCGTTTCTTCGGTTAAGGGCTGAAAAGGCAGGCGAATAACATTACCGTCGTTTTCGGGAGTAATTCCAATATTAGCAGCCAGGATGGCTTTTTCTATATCTGCCAAAGTAGTTTTATCCCAGGGTTGAACAACAATCATTCTTGCTTCGGGAATGGATATATTGCAAAGTTGTTTCACCGGAGTAGGTTGGCCGTAATAGTTAATTTTAACGCTATCCAAAATAGAAGCGCTGGCGCGTCCGGTTCTGCTTTTGGAATATTGATGCAGCATTGCCTCAAAGCTCTTCTGCATTTTTTCTTTGGTATTTTCTTTTATATTTTCCATTGTATCCTCATATTTATCGCTAAAAAGCGCAATAATGCTTAAGGGTGGATATAAGTTCCTGTTTCTGTTTTAGTTAGTGCCTCAATTAACATTTCCGGCTGGCTGATATTGAAAATCTTGATAGGCATATCGTTATCCATAGCCAGGGAAAATGCTGTTAAATCCATCACCCCCAAGCGTTTCTGCAAACATTCCTCAAAGCTGGCATTACTGATAAAACGGGCATTTTTATCCTTTTTAGGATCCGCACTGTATAGTCCATCTACATTTGTAGCTTTTAACACAATATCTGCATTCAATTCCACCGCGCGTAAAACAGCAGCCGTATCAGTTGTAAAATAAGGATTTCCTGTCCCCCCGCTTAAAAAACAAATCTTGCCCTGTTCTAAAGCGGAGGATGCCAATTGCGGGGTATAGCGATCAACTACTTTATCCACAGCCAGAGAAGAAAAAATGGCACATTCAATTCCTCTGGAACTGAGGATTTCTGCCATATAAAGGGAATTCTGGATAGTTGCCAGCATACCGATACTATCCAGAACTACCCTGTTCAGATTTTTATTTTTCCACGAGCCGCCCCGAAAAATATTTCCGCCTCCTAAAACGATGCCTAATTCATAGTTACGGTTGTGAACAGTGATGATGGCATCCGTCAGAGAGTTTATTAATGTTTCATCGTAGGTTACACCTTTTTTGCCGGAAAGAACTTCTCCGGAAAGTTTTAACACCAGCCGATGGATATTTTCGCTTTGATAAACATCTTTCATTCTTCAGCTCCCTGCCGTTTTAGTTAAGTTTACGACTTTGCAGCAGAAATTTTATTCACCACCCAACTGATAGCGAATAAATCTGGCTACCTGAATATTTTCTCCGGTAGTAGCAATAGCGTTTGTCAGCAGGTCCTTCACAGTTTTTGTGCTGTCACTGATTAGTTCCTGTTCCAAAAGCGAATGCTCAGTACAGAATTTTTTCAGGTTTCCTTCTACAATTTTCTCTATAATTTCGGGTTTTTTACCTTCATTCACAGCTTTATTATAAGCGATTTCTTTTTCCCTTTCCAGAATAGCGGGATCAATTTGCTCGGGACTGATGGCTAAAGGATTGTTAGCAGCAATTTGCATCGCAATTTCATCTGCCAATGCCTTGAATTCTTCCGTTCTGGCAACAAAATCCGATTCACAATTCAATTCCAGAAGCACTCCAATGCGATTATTGAAATGGATGTATGAATGAATGATTCCTTCTTTAGTGGCACGGCTTGCTTTTCCTTCTGCTTTACTGATTCCTTTTTCTCGCAGGTATTTAATTGCCTCATCAATATTTCCGTTTTTTTCAATCAGCGCTTTGCGGCAATCCATCATTCCGGCTCCGGTTCTATCACGCAATTCTTTTACTTGGGTTGCAGTAATCTCTGCCATTTTTTCTCCTTTTTACAAGCGGAATTTAAATAAGCTTTGTAAGATAAACAAAGCTTAGCTCCGCAATAATGTTTTATACTTCTGTTTCCGCTAATTCGGGAACTTCAAATTCAACTTTTTCTTCGGTAGCCAGTTCTGCTTCAAAATCTTCTGTTTGCTCAGCATCGGTGGTTGCAGTTGTTTCTTCTTCCGAGCTTTCACCTTCGGTGGCAATTCCTTTTCCTTCAATAACAGCATTTGCCATAATATCGGAAATAAGATGAATGGCTCGTGTGGCATCATCATTACTGGGAATTACATAATCAATCACATCCGGGTCACAATTAGTATCTACCATAGCCACAATCGGAATATTTAAGATACGAGCTTCGTGCACGGCTATTTTTTCATATTCGGTATCAACAATAAATATGCATCCTGGCAGGGCATCCATATCCCGAATACCGCCTAAAGAAAATTCAATTTTATCGTGCATTCTTTTCATTTTTTGCTGTTCCAGCTTGGTATAACTGCTAATAGTGCCATCGGCAACTATTTCTTCATAGTATTTCATTTTTTCAATGCTTTGTCTGATGGTTGCCATATTGGTAAGCATTCCACCATACCAACGCTGATTTACATAAAAAACAACGGCTTTTTCAGCTGCTTCTTTAATAGCTGCCTGTGCCTGTTTTTTAGTGCCTACAAAAAGGATATATTCACCTTTGGAGGCAATTTCTTTCATAAACTGATATGCTTCATTGATAGCATCTACGGTCTGTTTCAGGTCTATGATATGAATCCCGTTGCGTTTAATGAAGATATATTTCTTCATTTTAGGATTCCATTTGAAGGTCTGATGTCCGAAATGGACACCTGCTTCCAGTAATTGTTTCATAGTAACTACGGACATTCTTTACTCCTAATTTACGGTTTTCAGGTTTTTTCCGGACGGTGTAAGCAATTCAGAGGAACTTTCTCCTCACCGCCTTGCAAGCGTTCCGGAAAGTTATTTAATTGA encodes:
- the frr gene encoding ribosome recycling factor: MENIKENTKEKMQKSFEAMLHQYSKSRTGRASASILDSVKINYYGQPTPVKQLCNISIPEARMIVVQPWDKTTLADIEKAILAANIGITPENDGNVIRLPFQPLTEETRKEIVKNIKKISEETRVAIRNIRRDANELVKKDKKDSEISEDEEKKQLKELQDLTDEWIKKIDEAEKAKEKEIMEV
- the pyrH gene encoding UMP kinase, with protein sequence MKDVYQSENIHRLVLKLSGEVLSGKKGVTYDETLINSLTDAIITVHNRNYELGIVLGGGNIFRGGSWKNKNLNRVVLDSIGMLATIQNSLYMAEILSSRGIECAIFSSLAVDKVVDRYTPQLASSALEQGKICFLSGGTGNPYFTTDTAAVLRAVELNADIVLKATNVDGLYSADPKKDKNARFISNASFEECLQKRLGVMDLTAFSLAMDNDMPIKIFNISQPEMLIEALTKTETGTYIHP
- the tsf gene encoding translation elongation factor Ts, whose product is MAEITATQVKELRDRTGAGMMDCRKALIEKNGNIDEAIKYLREKGISKAEGKASRATKEGIIHSYIHFNNRIGVLLELNCESDFVARTEEFKALADEIAMQIAANNPLAISPEQIDPAILEREKEIAYNKAVNEGKKPEIIEKIVEGNLKKFCTEHSLLEQELISDSTKTVKDLLTNAIATTGENIQVARFIRYQLGGE
- the rpsB gene encoding 30S ribosomal protein S2, with protein sequence MSVVTMKQLLEAGVHFGHQTFKWNPKMKKYIFIKRNGIHIIDLKQTVDAINEAYQFMKEIASKGEYILFVGTKKQAQAAIKEAAEKAVVFYVNQRWYGGMLTNMATIRQSIEKMKYYEEIVADGTISSYTKLEQQKMKRMHDKIEFSLGGIRDMDALPGCIFIVDTEYEKIAVHEARILNIPIVAMVDTNCDPDVIDYVIPSNDDATRAIHLISDIMANAVIEGKGIATEGESSEEETTATTDAEQTEDFEAELATEEKVEFEVPELAETEV